From a single Pleurodeles waltl isolate 20211129_DDA chromosome 8, aPleWal1.hap1.20221129, whole genome shotgun sequence genomic region:
- the LOC138249498 gene encoding uncharacterized protein, with protein sequence MSATPGPCTWATPLPPKQRAQVPPPPKQEPNTKELPPKQKAKETPPKKKAKETPPKPKAKGPPPKTEAKEQPPKHKAKETPPKTKAKESSPKPKAKEPPPKPEAKKPPPTPEAKEPPPKPEAKELPPKPEAKESPLKTKSQGAPSR encoded by the coding sequence ATGAGTGCAACACCGGGCCCCTGCACCTGGGCCACTCCTCTTCCCCCAAAACAAAGGGCTCaagtgccacctcctcccaaacaaGAGCCCAATACCAAGGAACTACCTCCAAAACAAaaagccaaggagacccctcccaaaaaaaaggccaaggagacccctcccaaaccaaaagccaAGGGGCCCCCTCCCAAAACAGAGGCCAAGGAGCAACCTCCAAAACACaaagccaaggagacccctccaaaaacaaaggccaaggagagcTCTCCCAAACCAAAAgcgaaggagccccctcccaaaccagaggccaagaaaccccctccaacaccagaagccaaggagccccctccaaaaccagaagCCAAGGAGCTGCCTCCAAAACCAGAAGCCAAGGAGTCTCCTCTAAAAAccaaaagccaaggagccccctccagatga